The sequence below is a genomic window from Dermacentor andersoni chromosome 6, qqDerAnde1_hic_scaffold, whole genome shotgun sequence.
AGCCGCCGTGACATCAGTGACCCCATTCTGTCACGACCGTGTATGGTCGACGCGGTTCGTTTTCGCTTTGCTTTGTCCACGACTGGACAATGCAGCGTGATGCTTGGAGTGGTCTAACTGGCTTGGCCGAGCCTGCAGCGCTgtaacaaagagagagaaagagagaaaagaaggagaacgagaaataaaaagaacgaaATATAAATGAACTGTTCTTAAGAGTGTGGGGAGTCTGTAAGTCGGAGGAATACACTCTGTCATTCTTTGCTTGAGAGCATGGATATAGCAACCATAGGAACCGTGGAAAACGCCACACAAGTGAAGGACGCTCAGCAGTTGATCTACGCATAGCGTTGAATTCACTAAATATTTCAAACGAACACAGAAAGCCTTGTTGAACGAAGGGAATCCGCGTAAGAGATCAGTCTTGTTCGGAAACACGCCTTcaaaaaaataagagagagacATTTTTCACGAAGAAAGCCGCAGCAGCGGCCTAGAGACGTATAGTGTGCTGCGTGTGGAGATGAACACGCTAACACATATGACCTGCGCTAACGGTTTGCAGATGGGACGCCACCGTTCGGCTATAAGGCTGGAAAAGCCCGTATTAACAGGCGGGCCTCTGCGTCTATCACAGGAAGAGAACAGTTTGTACGTTTTCCAACCAGTGTAAATCACGGACACAACTCAAACCGCACGGAAAGAAACCACAAAGAAGGATTTGACAAAGATCTGTGGAGGTTTCTTGACGAAGAGGTGTAGGCCATCGACAGCTGTGTTCGATGAGTGCTAAAGGCTAACATATTTATAAAAAAACATTCTTAGTGGACAAAGGGCTAGACAAGCCTTAGCGAAAAGTAGTGGTGCCTTTTAGAGACCGAACAGTGGAGTGGCCTCTAATTAGGCTTCGCGCTTGGGCTAATTCCTTCTAATCAAGTGGGTGCACGGGGGACTGCTTCTGCAACGAATAAAGCCTGAAAAGTGCATCCCGCATTTGTGCAGAGGCGTGGACGTCAGATAAAAGTTGAATGAACTCTGTGTCGTGGTACTCTTATCTTTATTACGATTATCTTTCTTTACTCTCAAGGAGAGACAAATGAAACAGCCAATATATTTTCTACCTCACAGCAACCCAAGCATAACATAAGATAACATAACGTAACAACATGCCAACATGCCAACATAACATAacgtaacataacataacataacataacataacataacataacataacataacataacataacataacataacataacataacataacacgACATAACATAAGAAGCTTAAGAAGTACCTAAATTGGACGAGTTGGAATGGGTTCATTTCTTGGGTTATGGtgccacgagaaaaaaaaaaaaaaaccacgagacggaaagaaaaagacTTCCTTTCTGCCCTCCATTCCGTCTcgtgtattttttcttttgtcggcGTCACCAAAAGAACAAGTTTGTAGCATCTGTTCCCGACCCATCCTTGCTGCCGCGCCCACGTGCGGAGTCTGGAACGAAACAATTGCTCTTGCGTTCACCTTTGGGGCAGCGCTGGTTTCGCATTCGATAGGCGTGAGAACGAGAGGTGGCGGAGCACTTCCTTCGTCGTCTCGCGAGCGTGTGCGCGGTGACGCAAAACCAGGCGGCGGCGGCAGGGCATGCACGACCGCGGCCGAGTGTCGAGTCGACGGCTGCCGCTCTGGCGGCCAAGGCCAGGCATTTCCATTGGTAAACAAGGGACTCGCCTCCCCCTCCCACCGCTTGGTGCAGCCCTCTGTATCATTCTTCCCTTCGCTACCGAGTTCACGATCTAACGAGCAACGCTTGTCTCCTACAGGAATCAGGCaaccctgagagagagagagagagagaaatgagtgGCAACACACTGCGATGCGTACATTGTCACTTTTGGGGGCAGTAACCCAGAACAGCGAATTTAATGAAGCCATTCCGAACACTTGGCACACTTCATTATATATCGCTTAGGAACATTGCATAAGAAAGGAAATCGTGCGACGCACAAACCGATTGTGCTAACGCCCGTGAAGTTAAGGAGGGGCGAACAAGAAACGGAAGAAAACGTGGACCACTGAAGACGCCGAAGATGCTTAGCTGCATTTAAGCTAGAGGTGCACATTTGCGCCCTGGGAAGTGCTCGCATGTCGTACTAGCacccggctgctgctgctgctgagccgCTGAAGACAGCTGCGTGCAAATGGTACACTGCGTTCTCCTTGACAAACGTCGCTTCTCCGCACAtttcgatgtaaaaaaaaattatgagactttacgtgccaaaaccaccttctgattatcaggcacgccgtagtggaggactccggaaatttcgactacctggggttctttaacatgcacctaaatctaagtaccacgggtgttttcgctcctcaacgaaatgcggccgccgtggccaggattcgatcccgcgacctcgtgctcagcagcctaacaccatagccactgagcaaccacggcgggtcttcgaTGTCAACGTGGCGAACCTTTATTATAGCGAGGACATTGTTCAGCGAGGTACGCCACGAAACGAAACTAAAATTATCTAAATTCTGTCGTTCTTGCACggaaaccatgatttgattacgaggcacgccgtaatgggggcctccggattaaatttggccacctgggaCTTCTTAAGCGTGAACCCAATGGATGGTAcatgaatgcattttttttttttttacttccgctcccgtcagaatgcggccgccacagCTGGGATCGAGCTAGCGACCTTGTGAGTCTTTCTTGTTTAACGGTCTGATATAACTTCTTTTTGCAAAACAGTGCGCTGCGCCCTATGACTGCACAAAGTATCCATTATGCTAGACCAATCATCATTTAGCCTCTATCGAATTACTTTTCCAGCTTTCCTTCCGTCACGTCGACATCTATTTTGAACATAAACGTTTTACCGCGACAAGCTGGAACGTTTAACAGAGTACCCCGGCACCAACAGCAAAGTGAGGCCTCACTATAATACGGGAGCTAGTGCATATACCAGGCGTTGTATTTACCACATAATACAAGAACGCCACTGATTTACGCGTTTGTTTTGACGACGTGTTAAACGTTGGCTGCTTCAGTAAACGGCGCACTGAATTACAAATAAAAGAAGATCCAGTCATGAGGCGCTAATGTATTCACAACACAACGAACTGAGAAAAGTCACGGCACTTTGGACCCGTTACATATATGTATACAAACAAGTAAAGCCTTGAATGGAAGCAACCATGTTGTACAAGACCACGCTCAAGCACATTACTTCGTAGACAATAGCACTGCTGCAACCGCAAGTAGACAAGTCTCTGCGACTGCTTATAGACCTGCTGCGCATGTTCCCGTGTGCGTGCGACTAGGATTTTATCTCTCCCATTCTTTACCTCTTGTCGTCCTCTTCCCccactgcagggtagcaaaccggacgtgcttatggttaacctccctgtctttcctctcttaaatggacactaaagtgaaaaatgatttcttctgcatcagtaaattaccgttctacaacaccaaaaacgtcactattacaacgataagacgtctcgtaagccagaaaaagcgcaagaacgaaatacgggtggcgacgcctacttaagttcccgcacctgggggctgtaacgtcttggattttgacggcattttctagggcctactaatcatatatagcggtacagattgactacattgtgttctaaaggaagcaaacattaaacatggcaagttttgggaacctttattcagccaacgcggcccaaatgcgaaaacatgctttggaatccctgacgtcacgctgacgtaccggcgctggggtttcggcgcgaaattcaaatactgatacttggaccttcattttctcatctaataatcaaactatgtTTTTGAAATGGCtgtctgcagggttctcaaacaatgcttcattagtctaaactgatttattgtttcgctttagtgtccctttaaatctcACTCCTTCTCTCTGGGTACACAAGGCGCGCACGCTCTTTGTGTCGAACCGTGACGTCACAAGCACAGGCGGTGTACTCACCGAAATAAGTGCTTTTGATTAAAGAACAAAAAATTATGACCACTGAAACGTATGGGCTGTCGCATTGCGCAGTGCCGCCATGGCCAGGAAGTGTCAGAAAATGTTGAAGACCCGTGACATCTAGTTGCAGATAACTTTCTCACTGCAAGTTGTGCGTGGAATTCCCTTCCACGTTCATCGTCTATCGCTTCTGCTGTACAGCTGGGCCCGCATCCACGACGACACGCACATGTATACGTTCGACCAGATCGCGGGCCCCTATCCTCTTTCGTTTACGAAGCAGGATCCCGTATTTTCAAACACTATTTTcaaacccaaggtaacttttctgtgcaagtgaatggggaggggggggggggggatacctttgctagtgtaaatgtgaataaggcccaccgttcgccataagaacacgtaaacccgcaaaagagaaatgaaataaggtgtatttcacaggtatacgcctgtgagataGACCTCTCTTTTGCtcgacaaacaaggaaccacatcaaatggactcgcgcaggaaggaagcgcaggaagaacactgccaaaaacaagtaaacaagcgaaagtgtaaaataaagatttctagcagCGTCTTTTTATTTGGCTCTGGAGAAatacagagaaatatatatttgcggaacaataattcttttggatccctcgtttattgctctaccaagttaagtgccaaaactgactcgtatctttatttgggaagttgcgtaacgatgtgtggccgtacaaccgcgtatagagcacaggacgctgcggttctagacgtactgcgcccacgcGGAAGGTTAgctagaaaaacacccacataagcatagcaaagaagtggctacgttaggcggcttgaatgataactgtagaagcgtcattcaaaacacgcgGAATTCTCCACtttcggcggcgttttctctacttcctttttaagtaaAAAGATGTTCATCCATAAATAGTTTCACAAGCAAAGGTTAAATTTGTCAATTTTCGTTTTTcgttcctgtttggctgttgctttgGCTCTCTTCCTTTGTAGGCGGCTTAGTTTCTCAACTCATTGCGACTCTTTTTTCCAGTTGCCAACTTTTCATGCAAAGTGCTgtgcaattagggaaaaaccagacgagttaaccgATGACATTCATATTTCTTATGGGTTTAAatgttattgcagggtttgatcatggacgctgtttcgcgaGACTttgttttccaccttatctaacctatgtCGCgcgtatatggttccgaggatatgCCAGCGTCGCGGTGAGCCGTCGCTCGAAGAAAtcatgaagcaaaaggaaaagattATCCTCTGTTACCAAGAAGGATATTCAGTCTAGGTGAGTAAGCGAATAAAACGGATTTGTCATCATGCACCAGGGTGCAGGAAAAGTctgtcttttttttgttctccacGCAACTGCGAAACACTGGCGTGACAGaacgcagacacacacatacacacacacacacacacacacacacacacacacacacacacacacacacacacacacacacacacacgcacacgcacacgcacacacacgcacacgcacacgcacacacacgcacacgcacacgcacacgcacgcacacgcacacgcacacacacgcacacgcgcacacgcacagaaAGGAGCGGTCAATTCAATGGACCCGCCATCTCGAGTCGATTGCCGTTGACTCGAGGTGTCGCTCGAGAGCCGGAACCGATCGCCGCACCACCAGCGACGCCTGCGGGCAGCTTCCGGTCGTAACGATGGCGGGCCCTCCCATGGCGCGCCGTGACTGACCCACCTCTTGCGCGTAGTACTACACTACTGTCATCGCAGCCTGCGGCAAAGCCACTTTCCTTGCGCTTTCTTTTCGAGCCGAAGCCGCGCGAATGCGCCGCTCGCCGGCTTCTCTCCCGGCGAGTCTTTCAGGCAAATGAGGTCTCCGAGTGGGGGGCGTGCAGAAGAGAGTGTTCGTGGAGGAGCACGAAGGGGAGCGCAGCGCAATGATGCTGGCGCCGAGGCGCCGGGCAATGCCTCCGACAGCGCTCCGTCGAACCTGCTGCACGCTGGGCGCGCACGGTATCGAATGAGCCGCATCATAGTCGCATTCTTCACGCGGAATGACACATCCCGCTCAATCAGAGCAGCGTGAACGCTGGGGAAGAGAAAGGTATCTCGATGGGACAGCGTATCGCGCTGCGGCAACGTTTCCAGGACGCCTTCGTCGTCGTGATCGGTCCGCGTATAGAGGCGACCGATGGTGCAGGAAGCGGGTCGCTCGGTATACGAGAATGCCGTCGTGCAGAGTTGCAGGGGGACTCGCTTCGACTGGGCTGCTTCTTTTAGTCACTGTATTTTCATGTTTGCGGATAATGTGAGCCCCGATTTGTGTATCCGTCGTCTGCTACTACCACTGCTACTATTGCGACCGACAGCCTAGTACTACTGATACTACACAACAGCACCCGCCGCGGTGTCTTAGCGGCTATtatgctgttgcgctgctaagcacgaggtgtcgcgggatcaaatcactgccgcggcggccgcattttgatgggggcgaaatgcaagaacgcccgtgtcccttgCATTGGGGCCACGTTAAAGATCGGCTGGTGGTCAAAAATTAAAACCCGcaatccctcactacggcgtgccacattatcaaatcgtggtttcggcacgtaaaaccccagaattcaattcaatactACACCACAGCAATTATGCGGAAGCTACGAGATGTGCTCTTGGTGCTCGAGTCTGAATAGAAAAGAAGACGCCCTGGTATGTATAGATATGCAACGACGTAGACACACGTGGATTTCATTCGCACAAATCCGGCCTCGACTGGACAGCGCCAACTGTAAATTCCACTATACTACCGCGTTACATTGTAAAAAGAGGCGCGAAACGCGCACTCTATATGTTGCATGAAACGTCAAGAGGCTCGAAGTACGGGTTTTCTCCTCCTTCAAGTACGTTTCCCGTATCTTGCCGTATAGAAGCGAATACATTCCTGTGTAAGCCAGTAGTCCGCCCTGCTTTTCCCTCACCGAAAGTAGGAGCTGTCCTGAGGCTCCGTTCGTGGCACGGTATGCGGGCGCGAAACACGCAAGGTCAGCACAAAGGTTGCCGAGGCCATCGGCGGATACCGCGGCAAGTGAGGAGGGAACACAAATCGTGCCCTAGAGCTATAGTTGTCTCGAGTTGAGGGAGGTCAAAAGTGAACACAGCACTTCGCCAGCCGAACAACAGTCATTGAAGCCGCGGAGGCGGTACCTTCTCACAGCCCAAACGACCGGCCTGCTTTTCTTTTCCGCGTTCTCTCATGCGGCAAGACGGGAGGGTCCTTCTGGCGTCGGCGTCGTGTTTTCACAGAACCACTGTCGCGGAGCAAGGAACCGCTTCTTGAAGAACTGAGCCGTCGAACACGCAAGTGCCCCCGTACAGGCTTTTGTCGATAGTCAACAGACCACCAAACCATATTCTGCCGACAAACGTATTCAGAATAGCCAATAGGTTATGAATAATACTGCGCTAACAACTCGATACGATACACGGAAGTCCCGCAGAAGACGCTTCTTGCAATGACGCGCCAGCTTGCAGAGGGACGCGTACGCGCTGGAATAAGAGGCGAGGACATCGGCATTTGTCCTCGTCGTCGGCGAGCGAATCGGGAAGCGAGAGCAGCCAGTTGGAAAACTTCTGggtcggcgtttttttttttttttttttttttttttttttttttttagtacatcGCGCCCACGAAAGGAGGCGGCCGTGGCGTGCCAGAGAACCCGGGCGGCGCTGTTATATAAGGGCCATCAGagagggtgagggggggggggggggcattcggCAGGTACTAGCTGAGGAAGAGGGGGATACAGCGCGAGCCAAAGCGGCCAAATTTCTGCCCCGAGGCGGCCCGGTCGACACCACACCTCGCATCTGGGCGAGCCCTTCtgtacacaaacacacgcacgcacaggcgtACACACACTCCGCCGACGCCGCTCTCCAGGTTTGGCGGTCAGTGGGGAGAGCCTTCGAAAAAGTGGCGTGACGACCGAGCGGCGGGCGCGATAGTGGAGAGACCGAGCTAACGGCCGGTTTACTGGCGAGGCCGGGCGCATGGCCTGGATGACCCGCAAAGAGGTGCGAGTAGGGAGCAAGACCGAACGCTCGGAGAAAAGAAGAACGCCTGCGCGATACGCTGCAGGCTGCTGGCAAAACGATAGCCCATTTCCGCTTCCGGTTACGTAACAGGTCAAAACGTCGAAGATCACGGCGGGCAAGGCGCTGTGAAAAAACaagcgaaaacaaacaaaagaaggtaCAAAGGAATAAAAAGGAAGAGACCCTTTACAAAAGGTCTTGAACGGAGCGCAGCGCATAACACACGCCGAGTGGGTAAGACTTATAAATATATATTACACACACACGTCAACGGGATGGGTAACACAGCAAGCCAGCACGGTCAGCGATATGTCTATTGAgttgtgctctttttttttttcttgcaatcgACCGTCAACCAAATTAGCTGCAAAAGTTTAGCAGGGGACATGTGCACGCGACGGCATAAAAAAGGGGAAAAATGATGAAGACGAAGATGACGATGAAGGGGATTTCGTAACGCTGCAGTCTATCAGTACCGTCCAAATATTGGCCAATGGCCCGCAGTGAACATGCGCCACCACAAAAGGaaaaccaaacaaaacaaaacgcggCAGTCGCGACGAAATAAAAATTTACACTCGACTTTGCAAACCAGCGTGAAATTGCGCTGCAGCATTAGCGGTGGCTGTGCGCGTAAGTACAGACAGCATCCGTGACTTCCAGCATCGCGTGCCGTGGCGTGCTGGGAGATTCTAGTATACTCTGCGCTGTTACGTTGGTATACAAGCATTATCCGTCGAACAGGATAACGTGAAAGCACATCTGGAAACGAAAGGCATCGTGCCCTCTCCGAGCACCACTGTCTTCTGCACTCCTCTCCTCGGCGGAAACGAGTACAATGAACTGCTACGAGTCGCCAGTCTTTTGCAAAGGTAATCGTCGTTTTTATTTATAATAAAATAATTATAATTACAATAGGAGCTAAGAAAATGGCGGTGATTGCTTTCGAGCAAACAGTCTCTATGTACAGGTGGGGGAGGGGAGTATTTACAGGGAACGGTGGACGACGACTCCGCGTCGTTCAGCGCGACTTGAGGGCTGCTTCTTGGCGCAGGTTGGTGTTCCGCATGTACGTCTTCACGTAGAAGTTGAAGAAGAGCACGAAGAAGAGCACCGCCTCGAAGATGGTCAGGTAGCCGAAGTATGGCGGGAAGCCGCAGTCGTAGAACACCGGGATGGCACCGTGGATCATGAGCGCGATGAACTGGCTCATCTGCAGCTGGGTCAGGTAGCGCTTCCACCACAGGTATGGCCTGAGCCGGGGGCCCAGGGCGGCGAGCGCGTAGTACGTGTACATGATGCAGTGGATGAAGCAGTTGAGGAACGGGAAGAAGGCGTTCTGGCCCGTGGCGCCGAAGTTGACGCCCAGCCAGACGGACCAGGCGACGAGCGAGTGGTGGATGACGTGCAGCGCCGAGATGTGGCTGTTCTTCTTGGTGAGCACGAAGAACACTGTGTCCAGCAGCTCGCTCAGCTTGAGCAGCATGTACCACCAGCCCAGGTTGATGAGCAGCAGCGACTTGGGCTCCATCGTCAGGTTGACGGGCTCGCAGAACCATGAGTAGTCGCCGAACAGGTACGTGAGCCGGCCGCCGTAGAGGAAGAAGAACGCGTTGGCCACCACATGGCCAATGTTGTAGATGAGTATGATGTTGCGGAGGTTGAACGCCTTGCGGTCGCGCATCCACGCCGGTCCCCACACCTTGACGAAGTAGACGTATCCAATGAGGATGGAGATGACCGGCAGCGGACTGCCCATGAGCGGCCACTTGGCCACGCGAGGGTCCGTATTGGAAAGCACGCTGTGGTAGGCCCAGCTCAGCTGGTCGAACACCGGTATTCCCATGGCGGTGGCAGCGAGCGTCTATGCACACGGGGAGTATGGAGGCAGCGCGCGGGCGACGCG
It includes:
- the LOC126521727 gene encoding very long chain fatty acid elongase AAEL008004-like, with product MGIPVFDQLSWAYHSVLSNTDPRVAKWPLMGSPLPVISILIGYVYFVKVWGPAWMRDRKAFNLRNIILIYNIGHVVANAFFFLYGGRLTYLFGDYSWFCEPVNLTMEPKSLLLINLGWWYMLLKLSELLDTVFFVLTKKNSHISALHVIHHSLVAWSVWLGVNFGATGQNAFFPFLNCFIHCIMYTYYALAALGPRLRPYLWWKRYLTQLQMSQFIALMIHGAIPVFYDCGFPPYFGYLTIFEAVLFFVLFFNFYVKTYMRNTNLRQEAALKSR